GAATCGCAGCTCCGGCAAGAATGATGTCGGCTCGGTCAGGGTTGATTCCCGGAACCTTCCTTCGTTCTTCCAGAGAGAGGGAGCAGAGGTAGGGATAAAGATTTTCCAGATCAGAGAGCAGCAGTATCGGTTTTTTCGGTGTTTCTGCTGCGTGGTAGAGCTTCTGTGCAATCTCGGCAAGATTGATGGTTGTTCCCGAACTGCCGATACAGCGGGTGAACGGGAATGCGGATATCCGCTGGAGAATCGGCATTGCAACCGTCATGACGCGGTTCATCATTTTTGTCTGCCGCTTCGGGGGGAGAGCACCGGTAAATCCTTTTTTGATACACTGGCTGGTAACCCGGATGGCACCAAGCCGCATGCTTTCCAGTGCTGCATAGGTGTACTGGCCGCCGACGATCAGTTCCGTTGATCCTCCGCCAATGTCGATGAACAGAGCAGTTTCGTTTCCCAGGCTGATGCCTGCGGCAACACCGAGATGAATCAGACGTGCTTCTTCTTTGCCGCTGATGATCTGAATCTCAAGGCCGAGTTCTGATCCGATTTTGCCAACGATTTCCTGGGAGTTGACTGCTTCCCGCATGGCAGATGTTGCCATTGCCACAAACTCGGTGGCCCCGAGACTGCGGGAGAGATCCATGAACCGTTTCAGCACCCGCATCAGCCTCTCACCCGCATCCTCCTGGATTTTTCCTGCGGTGTACTCTCCTTCGCCGAGCCGGACAACGTCCTTTATCCGGGTGAGCATATGGTATGCACCGTTTTCCCCGATAGAGACAACCAGCAGCCGGGCAGAGTTCGTTCCGATATCGATGAATGCAACTATCTTTTCCTGGGTCATGTTTCTTCCTCAGCGGCAGTGACGGTTACCGTTGTCTGCATTGGCGGCAGTTCCGGAACTTCTCTGAGGTCTGCCGCTTCGTCAAAGTCCAGTCCCGCGGCAAACATTGCGGCGATCTCTTTGTGTTTCTTGAGATGCCGCAGGGTTTCTTCCAGATTGTAGGGCACACGGATGTGATGGAGAGAGA
The window above is part of the Methanocorpusculum vombati genome. Proteins encoded here:
- a CDS encoding Ppx/GppA phosphatase family protein, whose amino-acid sequence is MTQEKIVAFIDIGTNSARLLVVSIGENGAYHMLTRIKDVVRLGEGEYTAGKIQEDAGERLMRVLKRFMDLSRSLGATEFVAMATSAMREAVNSQEIVGKIGSELGLEIQIISGKEEARLIHLGVAAGISLGNETALFIDIGGGSTELIVGGQYTYAALESMRLGAIRVTSQCIKKGFTGALPPKRQTKMMNRVMTVAMPILQRISAFPFTRCIGSSGTTINLAEIAQKLYHAAETPKKPILLLSDLENLYPYLCSLSLEERRKVPGINPDRADIILAGAAILLAVMKTLKIPEIEISDRGLREGILMDYLAEMPGTPQSERMPVKEASILQLGRSCRLEEKHAQKVQEITLRLFDSAKECGLHNYGAWERELLAQAAWLHDVGDFLSFVGHHQHGEYIIRNTELLGFDQREILILAKIVRYHRKKLPGRKDSEFGSLTAADRDRVRIMALFLRCAELLNRSHADAVADVRYLNKKGDAVVLDVVPAAGADLTLELTSLVPETVLFAKVFGKKLILQR